In the Leptotrichia sp. oral taxon 847 genome, one interval contains:
- a CDS encoding glutamate-5-semialdehyde dehydrogenase — MNEYIEEMGKKAKIASQKLLTLDTKTKNNALRAIADEIIEKKEEIKAENKIDLENGKKMDLSFALLDRMELTDARIEGMAQSLREIAAFTDPIGEILTGWNHKNGMSIAKKRVPLGVIGMIYESRPNVTIDAAGLCLKSSNAVILRGSENAINSNIYLNKLFNEVGKKAGIPENSVQLIEKPERELVKDMITLNEYIDVLIPRGGKGLKKFMIENATIPVIETGAGVCHIFVDESADIEMALPIIENAKTQRPSTCNSIETVLVHKNIANKILPKLTDMLIKDKVELRYSKEALDIVGNRNDVKLAQDEDFGAEYLDMVMSLKLVDNVEEAIHYINEYGTHHSDSIITKNIENAEKFLNEVDSAAVYLNASTRFSDGGEFGFGGEIGISTQKLHARGPMGVRELTTTKYVIRGNGQIRE; from the coding sequence ATGAATGAATATATTGAAGAAATGGGTAAAAAAGCAAAAATTGCATCACAAAAACTTTTGACACTTGATACAAAAACTAAAAATAATGCGCTTCGTGCCATTGCGGATGAAATAATTGAAAAAAAAGAAGAAATAAAAGCGGAAAATAAAATTGATTTGGAAAATGGGAAAAAGATGGATCTTAGTTTTGCGCTACTTGACAGAATGGAATTGACAGACGCTAGAATTGAAGGGATGGCGCAAAGTTTGAGAGAAATTGCAGCATTTACCGATCCGATTGGAGAGATTTTAACTGGATGGAATCACAAAAATGGGATGTCGATTGCGAAAAAAAGAGTCCCACTTGGCGTGATTGGAATGATTTATGAATCAAGACCAAATGTTACGATTGATGCGGCAGGGCTATGTTTAAAATCTTCAAATGCAGTAATTTTGAGAGGTTCTGAAAATGCAATAAATTCAAATATTTATTTGAATAAGTTATTTAATGAAGTTGGGAAAAAAGCGGGAATTCCTGAAAATTCAGTTCAGTTGATTGAAAAGCCAGAACGGGAATTGGTAAAAGATATGATAACTTTAAATGAATATATTGATGTTTTGATTCCAAGAGGTGGAAAAGGTTTAAAAAAATTTATGATTGAAAATGCGACAATTCCTGTAATTGAGACAGGAGCTGGAGTTTGTCATATTTTCGTTGATGAAAGCGCAGATATTGAGATGGCTTTACCAATAATTGAAAACGCAAAAACTCAAAGACCAAGCACTTGTAATTCGATTGAAACGGTTTTGGTTCACAAAAATATTGCAAATAAAATATTGCCAAAATTGACGGATATGCTGATAAAAGATAAAGTAGAGCTTAGATACAGTAAAGAAGCTCTTGACATTGTGGGAAACAGAAATGATGTGAAATTGGCTCAAGATGAAGATTTTGGGGCGGAATACTTAGATATGGTGATGTCGCTAAAATTGGTGGACAATGTGGAAGAAGCAATCCATTATATCAATGAATACGGTACACATCACTCGGATTCGATTATCACCAAAAATATTGAAAATGCTGAAAAATTTTTGAATGAAGTGGATTCAGCAGCGGTTTATTTGAATGCGTCAACTAGATTTTCTGACGGCGGAGAATTTGGATTTGGTGGAGAAATCGGAATTTCTACACAAAAATTACACGCTCGTGGGCCTATGGGAGTGAGAGAATTGACTACGACTAAGTATGTAATTCGTGGAAATGGGCAAATTAGAGAATAA
- a CDS encoding tetratricopeptide repeat protein gives MKNKYFKILILLAFFMLTFEIFAESQEEIMRVTRQELKDLKINEKSLEKTFEGIKMQEVDFSKSKKPFEEAVQLDGKNYLAMLYIGTYERMINKDSKKAIEYYQKAIKLNPKNPRPYNNMAIAYAYLGDKKKSNETIQKIMSLFPEYPEGYYQWALKLADEKKYSESTEYMKKAIEKYNKIKKLDYWYITQDAKEHYIMDAQKIIIYNYLDQNKLTDAIDFFKDDIFFKMKENGYPDVDKLLVAMYDKNEKLYKNKNSKLYKENFEKLKSIEFTGLLIKAYDDMKTKDKK, from the coding sequence GTGAAAAATAAGTATTTTAAAATTTTGATTTTGTTAGCTTTTTTTATGTTAACTTTTGAAATTTTTGCTGAAAGTCAAGAAGAAATTATGAGAGTTACAAGGCAAGAATTAAAAGATTTGAAGATAAATGAAAAATCACTTGAAAAAACTTTTGAAGGAATTAAAATGCAGGAAGTAGATTTTTCTAAGTCAAAAAAACCATTTGAAGAAGCAGTTCAATTAGATGGGAAAAATTATCTTGCAATGCTTTATATTGGAACATACGAAAGAATGATTAATAAAGATAGTAAAAAAGCAATCGAATATTATCAAAAAGCAATAAAATTAAATCCAAAAAATCCTAGACCTTATAATAATATGGCAATCGCATATGCGTATTTAGGTGATAAGAAAAAATCTAACGAAACAATTCAAAAAATTATGTCGTTGTTTCCTGAATATCCAGAAGGTTATTATCAATGGGCTTTGAAATTGGCAGATGAAAAGAAATATTCTGAAAGTACTGAATATATGAAGAAAGCAATTGAAAAATATAACAAGATAAAAAAACTTGATTATTGGTATATAACTCAAGATGCAAAAGAACATTATATTATGGATGCACAGAAAATAATCATATATAATTATTTAGATCAAAATAAATTAACTGATGCAATAGACTTTTTCAAAGATGATATTTTCTTTAAAATGAAAGAAAATGGATATCCCGATGTAGATAAGTTATTGGTTGCGATGTATGACAAAAATGAGAAACTTTATAAAAATAAAAATTCTAAATTGTATAAAGAAAATTTTGAAAAATTAAAATCTATTGAATTTACAGGGCTTTTGATTAAAGCATACGATGATATGAAAACTAAAGACAAAAAATAA
- the proC gene encoding pyrroline-5-carboxylate reductase, whose protein sequence is MKIGFIGTGNMGSSIIKGILSSKFEKNENINIFDLDKDKVNNLVKEYGVNAVNSEKELAENSDIIVLSVKPHIIPVVLKNLSENVKKDTIILTIAAGISISVIENALGEDKKVVRTMPNTPAQVLSGMTAVTFNKNIENSEKEIIFNFLNSFGKSVEIEEKLMHAYTGISGSLPAYVYMFMEALADGGVLCGMPRDKAYKIVAQAVAGSAKMLLETGKHPGQLKDEVCSPAGTTIEAVRVLENGNFRGNVIGAVVACTEKSKEMAGEK, encoded by the coding sequence ATGAAAATAGGATTTATTGGAACAGGAAATATGGGAAGTTCGATAATTAAAGGAATTTTGTCTTCAAAATTTGAGAAAAATGAAAATATAAATATTTTCGATTTGGACAAAGACAAAGTGAATAATTTAGTCAAAGAATATGGAGTAAATGCCGTAAATAGTGAAAAAGAGCTGGCAGAAAATAGTGATATTATTGTTTTGTCAGTAAAACCCCATATAATTCCTGTCGTTTTGAAAAATTTGAGCGAAAATGTGAAAAAAGATACGATTATTTTGACAATTGCGGCTGGAATAAGTATTTCTGTGATTGAAAATGCTTTGGGAGAGGATAAAAAAGTTGTTAGAACAATGCCAAATACTCCTGCTCAGGTACTTTCAGGAATGACGGCAGTTACATTTAATAAAAATATTGAAAATTCTGAAAAAGAGATAATTTTTAATTTTTTAAACAGTTTTGGAAAAAGTGTGGAAATCGAAGAAAAATTAATGCACGCATATACAGGAATTAGCGGTTCACTTCCAGCGTATGTCTACATGTTTATGGAAGCACTGGCTGACGGTGGCGTACTTTGTGGAATGCCAAGAGATAAAGCATATAAAATAGTAGCACAAGCTGTGGCAGGTTCAGCAAAAATGCTATTAGAAACTGGAAAACATCCAGGACAGTTAAAAGACGAAGTATGCTCTCCAGCGGGAACAACAATCGAAGCCGTTAGAGTTTTGGAAAATGGAAATTTTCGTGGAAATGTAATTGGAGCAGTTGTGGCTTGTACAGAAAAGTCGAAAGAAATGGCAGGAGAAAAATAA
- the priA gene encoding replication restart helicase PriA, giving the protein MYYYEIYVENNVRLFTYKSNEKYEIGQWCIVNFVNHDKMGLIVNIVKEEKIDFDQKKLKSIVCAAPVLSIPLEIMKLAKWIKNYYLSDFFSVFKTIYPGTLKLNYSKKAIYLKDFDKNLENLEVNKFNKYMKKKLEVTLITLKKNFSEEIIEKAIKQKVISVEKKVILNSKISNKRKNTGKIVEKKITLNEEQQNAVNTIKNSKKQIFLLKGITGSGKTEIYINLIKEALKNGYGSIFLVPEISLTTQMIERLEEEFLDEVAILHSKLSDKEKREEWTFIRNGEKKIVIGARSAIFAPVQNLKYIIVDEEHENTYKQENNPRYHTKNVAIKRALLNENTKVKVILGSATPSFESFYQANQGDIQLIELKNRFQNSKIPEYEIVNLNETTENFSEKLLKEISQTLQKKEQIILILNRKAFSNFLKCKNCQNIPTCPNCSISLTYYKKTNQLKCHYCGYEEHFSGFCKECGSKKMQQIGTGTEKVEEELKEFFPNAKMIRVDSETMKTKSDYEKIYNDFKNQKYDIMLGTQVIAKGLHFPNVTLVGIINADIILNLPDFRAGEKTFQLLTQASGRAGRGSKDGKVIIQTFNENNDVITKTIENNYEGYYKNELFLRKSFNYPPFGRLIVIVISSTKENLACEKANIFYKYISKTVNKNIKISANEFISEPFRAPIFKINSRFRYQIYFKFNKENIPKIKKIIKKYLAKFNDSNVRITVDVDPVNMM; this is encoded by the coding sequence ATGTATTATTACGAAATTTATGTGGAAAATAATGTGAGACTTTTTACGTACAAATCTAACGAAAAGTATGAAATTGGACAATGGTGTATCGTTAATTTTGTAAACCACGATAAAATGGGATTAATTGTAAATATTGTAAAAGAAGAAAAAATTGACTTTGACCAAAAAAAATTAAAGTCTATCGTTTGCGCTGCTCCCGTTCTTTCGATTCCACTTGAAATAATGAAACTTGCAAAATGGATAAAAAACTATTACTTAAGCGATTTTTTTAGTGTTTTTAAAACCATTTATCCAGGAACATTAAAATTAAATTATTCGAAAAAAGCTATTTATCTGAAAGATTTTGACAAAAATTTGGAAAATTTGGAAGTGAATAAGTTTAACAAATATATGAAAAAAAAATTAGAAGTTACATTAATCACTTTAAAGAAAAATTTTTCAGAAGAAATTATTGAAAAAGCTATAAAACAAAAAGTTATTTCAGTTGAAAAAAAAGTTATTTTAAATTCTAAAATTTCGAATAAAAGAAAAAATACAGGAAAAATTGTTGAAAAAAAGATAACTTTGAACGAAGAACAGCAAAATGCTGTAAATACTATAAAAAATAGTAAAAAACAAATTTTCCTACTAAAAGGAATTACTGGTTCTGGAAAGACTGAGATTTATATCAATCTTATAAAGGAAGCGCTAAAAAATGGATATGGAAGCATATTTTTGGTGCCAGAAATTTCACTAACAACACAGATGATAGAGCGACTGGAAGAAGAATTTTTAGATGAAGTTGCTATTTTGCACAGTAAACTTAGCGATAAAGAAAAGCGAGAAGAATGGACTTTTATTAGAAATGGGGAGAAAAAAATCGTAATCGGAGCAAGATCTGCCATCTTTGCGCCTGTTCAAAACTTAAAATACATAATTGTTGACGAGGAACATGAAAATACTTACAAGCAGGAAAATAATCCCCGTTATCACACAAAAAATGTCGCAATAAAAAGAGCGCTTTTAAATGAAAATACAAAAGTCAAAGTTATCTTAGGCTCAGCAACTCCATCGTTTGAGAGTTTTTATCAAGCAAATCAAGGCGATATACAGTTAATTGAGCTAAAAAATAGATTTCAAAATTCTAAAATTCCAGAATATGAAATTGTAAATTTAAACGAAACAACAGAAAATTTTTCAGAAAAACTGTTAAAAGAAATATCTCAAACTTTGCAAAAAAAAGAGCAAATTATACTAATTTTAAATAGAAAAGCGTTTTCAAACTTTTTAAAATGCAAAAATTGCCAAAATATTCCAACTTGTCCAAATTGCAGTATTTCGCTAACTTATTATAAAAAAACAAATCAATTAAAATGTCATTACTGCGGATACGAAGAACATTTTAGTGGATTTTGCAAGGAATGCGGTTCTAAGAAAATGCAGCAGATAGGAACCGGAACTGAAAAAGTTGAAGAAGAATTGAAAGAATTTTTTCCAAATGCAAAAATGATAAGAGTAGATTCTGAAACGATGAAAACTAAAAGCGACTACGAAAAAATTTACAATGACTTTAAAAATCAAAAATATGATATAATGCTAGGAACTCAAGTTATTGCAAAAGGATTACACTTCCCAAATGTTACTTTGGTCGGAATTATTAATGCTGACATAATTTTAAATCTTCCAGATTTTCGTGCCGGAGAAAAAACTTTTCAGCTGTTGACACAGGCTTCTGGACGAGCGGGAAGAGGTTCAAAAGATGGAAAAGTCATAATTCAGACATTTAACGAAAATAACGATGTCATAACGAAAACTATTGAAAACAACTATGAAGGTTACTACAAAAATGAGCTATTTTTGCGAAAATCTTTTAATTATCCTCCTTTTGGACGACTTATTGTTATTGTAATTTCTTCTACAAAAGAAAATTTAGCATGTGAAAAAGCAAATATTTTTTATAAATATATTTCCAAAACTGTAAATAAAAATATAAAAATATCCGCAAACGAATTTATTTCAGAGCCTTTTCGTGCTCCAATTTTTAAAATAAATTCAAGATTTCGCTACCAAATTTATTTTAAATTTAACAAAGAAAATATACCAAAAATAAAAAAAATTATAAAAAAATATTTGGCTAAATTTAATGACAGCAATGTGAGAATTACAGTTGATGTTGATCCTGTTAATATGATGTAA